AAATCGTAAGCGGGCGCCGGCCGGAAGCGCTCGACCTCCGCGCCGAACGGGGCGAGCACCTCCCGCTGGCTGGCGAAGCAGGCCAGCATGGCGCGCTTCCGCGACGCCTCGATGTCCGAGAGCCGGAGGGCGATCTCGGGGACGCCGGCGTGCGCGATGAACTCGCCGGTGCGGAGGCGGCCGCGCGCGGCGTGGTACGACGCCGCCTCGAAGATCAGCGGCGAGGTGACGCCGTTCCAGAGGGCGAGCACCGCCGCCGCGTGGACGGCGAGCGCCGCCGCGTCGTGATCGGGGTGGCCGCCCTCGTAGGGGTGGGTGAACACCACCTCGGGCCGCGTCCGGGCGAACAGCTCGACGAGCCGCCGGGTGAGGCTCGGCGCCTCCTCGATCGCCTCCTGGTCGACCGCGCCGAGGCACCTGAGCCGCCCCGCAGGCACGTTGCCGGCCGACATGGCGCGGGTCACCTCCTCGCGCCGGAGCGCGGCGTAGCGCTCGCGCCCGATGCCGGCGAGGCCCGCCGGCACGAAGCGCTCGTCGCGGGGCGCCCCGTCGGTCACGTGGACCACCTCGATCGGGCTGAGCCGGCCGATCCGCGCGCCGAGCCCGATGGTCTCGTCGTCCGGATGGGCGAGCACGACGAGACAGCGCGGCGCCCGGCCCGACGAGAGCCAGGAGAACGGCGGCCACGCGAGCTCCTGGGCGGAGGGCCCCTGACGGCGCAGCACGGCGAGGTTCACGAAAGCACCTCCGCGCGCCTGCTGCGCAGCCCGGTGCGCGGCTCGGATCGCCCCCCCGAGATGCCGCGGTGCTCCTCGGGTCTCCTCTTTCGCTTCGGCGTGCTCGCGACGTGGGACATGAGCCACCTGGAGTGCATGCGGTCAGGTCGTCCTGGCGAAAAACGCAGCGATCTCCACACTACCAAACGGCGACGCGGCGCGCCAGACGCGCGTAAACCGCGGACAGACGAGCAGGCGCCTACGCGCTCCTTTACGTACGCATGCAGGGCGTTACGCATGGCGGCACCTCATGCGTAGCGCCGCGTCATCCGGGCGCAGAAGTCGGCGAACTCCTCGATCCGCTGGGGAGGGCTCGTGTGGTGGGGCCGGACGCCGGCGTGCTCTGGGGTGAAGCAGTAGGTCAGGGTCACCTCGAACGGCTCGAGCGCCTTCATCTGCCGGTCGAACCAGGCCTCCGCGCCGGGGCGGAAGCTGTCGGCCCAGCTGAGGCCCGTGCGGAGGTGGCGCACCCCGAGCTCCTTCAGCCACGCCACCGCGTCGTCGAGCCGGTGGTCCTCGAAGTGGAACCACTGGCACAGACCGAATTCAGGGGTGTACTCCGGGAAGAGCCGGAGCGCGCGCTTGGGCGTCCCGTCCTCGCGGAGCAGGCCCATGTAGAAATGCCTGTAATACGACGAGCCCTCGGCCTCGCGGTGCCGGGTCGTCGCCGGCCACGCGCGCGGCAGGTCATAGAGGCTGTACCAGTGGATCCGCTCGACCTTGCCGCGGAGCAGCTCGGCGCTCCGCCGGAG
The DNA window shown above is from Sorangium aterium and carries:
- a CDS encoding glycosyl hydrolase — its product is MIEAVMLWNEPNNKSHWDFEIDPEWTTYGTMVKLAADAIRSERHWLLRVLGGISPIDPGFIANMGRQGVLEHVDVVAVHGFPLDWNHWQIHEWPAKLEEIRAVTDRPLWITEVGVSTFGAEEVQEFGLRRSAELLRGKVERIHWYSLYDLPRAWPATTRHREAEGSSYYRHFYMGLLREDGTPKRALRLFPEYTPEFGLCQWFHFEDHRLDDAVAWLKELGVRHLRTGLSWADSFRPGAEAWFDRQMKALEPFEVTLTYCFTPEHAGVRPHHTSPPQRIEEFADFCARMTRRYA
- a CDS encoding PIG-L deacetylase family protein, giving the protein MNLAVLRRQGPSAQELAWPPFSWLSSGRAPRCLVVLAHPDDETIGLGARIGRLSPIEVVHVTDGAPRDERFVPAGLAGIGRERYAALRREEVTRAMSAGNVPAGRLRCLGAVDQEAIEEAPSLTRRLVELFARTRPEVVFTHPYEGGHPDHDAAALAVHAAAVLALWNGVTSPLIFEAASYHAARGRLRTGEFIAHAGVPEIALRLSDIEASRKRAMLACFASQREVLAPFGAEVERFRPAPAYDFRRPPHDGPLHYERLGFPIDGARWRRLAAKTLTLLGLERELCL